From the Nodularia sp. NIES-3585 genome, one window contains:
- the rpsU gene encoding 30S ribosomal protein S21 → MTQIIVGDNEHIESALRRFKREVSKAGIFPDMRKHRHFETPIEKRKRKEVAKHRQGKRRFRT, encoded by the coding sequence ATGACGCAAATAATTGTGGGCGACAATGAACACATTGAGTCAGCCTTACGCCGATTTAAGCGAGAAGTTTCCAAAGCAGGGATTTTCCCCGATATGAGGAAGCATCGTCACTTTGAAACGCCTATTGAAAAACGCAAGCGTAAAGAAGTTGCCAAGCACAGGCAAGGTAAGAGACGTTTCCGCACTTGA
- a CDS encoding MFS transporter, whose product MFPTEPAAVNNGFSALLKNRGFMLLWIGQLLSQLGDKIFFVLMVALLENYQPPPGLAQNSMYSILMLAFTLPAILFGSAGGIFVDRFSKKFILVGANVLQTLLMLLIAFLPREFFILLILTFAISTLAQFFAPAEQAAIPVLVKKENFMAANALYSSTMMGALIIGFAIGEPILSLAKSWLGAGYGQEVVVGGLYLLSALAVQPINFGSENKLSGDGLRTEINPWADFKAGLRYLTKNRLILNAMLQLTTLYCVFAALMVLTIRLAADFGLKEKQFGFFLAAAGVGMVFGAAILGHWGDKLHHKPLPLMGFLIMSLVLGLFTFTHNLFLALGLSAFLGIGAALIGVPMQTLIQQRTPPTMHGKVFGFQNHIVNIALSAPLAITGPLTDILGLRTVLVGMSIVVASVGIWAWKNTRGVLQDVI is encoded by the coding sequence ATGTTTCCCACTGAACCAGCTGCTGTCAATAACGGATTTAGCGCCCTGCTGAAAAATCGTGGCTTTATGCTCCTGTGGATTGGGCAGCTGTTGTCCCAGTTGGGAGATAAAATATTCTTTGTCTTAATGGTCGCCCTACTGGAGAACTACCAACCGCCTCCCGGTTTAGCCCAAAACTCCATGTACTCAATTTTGATGCTCGCCTTCACATTACCGGCGATTTTGTTCGGTTCTGCCGGTGGTATCTTTGTAGATCGGTTTTCTAAAAAGTTCATTTTAGTGGGCGCTAATGTATTGCAGACATTATTAATGCTGCTCATAGCGTTTTTACCACGGGAGTTTTTTATTCTCTTAATATTAACCTTTGCAATTTCCACCTTGGCACAGTTTTTTGCTCCAGCCGAGCAAGCCGCTATTCCTGTTTTGGTAAAAAAAGAGAATTTCATGGCAGCCAATGCACTGTATAGCAGCACCATGATGGGAGCTTTAATTATCGGTTTTGCCATTGGAGAACCAATATTAAGTTTGGCAAAATCTTGGTTAGGAGCAGGTTATGGTCAAGAAGTTGTGGTTGGTGGACTATATTTACTATCGGCATTAGCCGTACAGCCGATTAACTTCGGATCTGAAAACAAATTATCTGGCGATGGTCTTCGTACAGAAATTAATCCTTGGGCTGACTTTAAAGCAGGTTTGCGCTATCTCACAAAAAATCGTTTGATATTAAATGCCATGCTGCAACTCACCACTTTATATTGTGTATTTGCCGCCTTAATGGTGTTGACGATTAGATTAGCCGCCGACTTTGGTTTGAAAGAAAAACAATTTGGCTTTTTCTTAGCCGCCGCTGGTGTGGGGATGGTATTTGGGGCAGCAATTTTGGGACACTGGGGTGATAAATTGCATCACAAGCCTTTACCCCTGATGGGATTTTTGATTATGTCCCTGGTTTTAGGGCTGTTCACTTTCACCCATAATTTATTTCTAGCTTTAGGACTAAGTGCCTTTTTGGGTATAGGTGCAGCTTTAATTGGCGTACCGATGCAAACTTTAATTCAACAGCGCACACCACCCACTATGCACGGTAAAGTGTTTGGTTTTCAAAATCATATCGTCAATATTGCCTTATCTGCACCCTTGGCAATTACTGGCCCCTTAACTGATATTCTCGGTTTACGAACTGTTTTGGTGGGAATGAGTATAGTAGTAGCGAGTGTTGGTATTTGGGCTTGGAAAAACACTCGCGGAGTTCTACAAGACGTGATTTAG
- a CDS encoding Uma2 family endonuclease, which translates to MTQPNLTPAIAVNIPNTLTLQVSHEQFVDLALANRDLQLERDATGELIIMPPTGSDTGNKNLDIEGQLWLWNRQTRLGKAFNSSTGFRLPNGANRSPDAAWVSKARWDALTLEQQETFAPICPDFVLELRSKTDSIEKLQAKMREYIENGAGLGWLIDRKNQRVEIYRPGRNVELLDHPVSLSGEDVLPGFLLDLTEVWS; encoded by the coding sequence ATGACACAACCTAACTTAACCCCGGCTATTGCTGTCAATATCCCAAATACATTAACACTTCAAGTTTCCCATGAGCAATTTGTTGATTTGGCACTCGCTAACCGAGACTTACAATTAGAACGAGATGCTACGGGGGAGTTAATTATTATGCCACCAACGGGCAGCGATACGGGAAACAAAAACCTAGATATAGAAGGGCAGCTTTGGCTGTGGAACCGTCAAACTAGACTGGGTAAAGCTTTTAACTCTTCAACAGGTTTTCGTCTTCCGAATGGTGCTAATCGCTCTCCTGATGCAGCTTGGGTAAGTAAAGCCAGATGGGATGCTCTGACTTTAGAACAGCAAGAAACTTTTGCGCCAATTTGTCCTGATTTTGTGCTGGAATTACGTTCTAAAACGGACTCTATAGAAAAGTTGCAAGCCAAAATGAGGGAATATATAGAAAATGGTGCTGGTTTGGGTTGGTTGATTGACCGCAAAAATCAACGAGTGGAAATTTATCGTCCTGGTAGAAATGTAGAACTTTTAGATCATCCTGTTAGTTTATCAGGGGAAGATGTTTTACCTGGATTTTTGTTGGATTTAACTGAGGTTTGGAGTTGA
- the ftsH gene encoding ATP-dependent zinc metalloprotease FtsH: MQNFGKKSLIKQRTAALAASLLMLPGIFMGSPALAQKPEDDSLSYGQLLNKSKEGLVQKVELDETQQIAKVYLKGQDPDTPPVEVRLLAQNTELINTLKEQNVDFGKVSSANGTIAVGLLINLMWILPLVALMLLFLRRSTNASNQAMNFGKSRARFQMEAKTGVKFDDVAGVEEAKEELGEVVTFLKQPERFTAVGARIPKGVLLIGPPGTGKTLLAKAIAGEAGVPFFSISGSEFVEMFVGVGASRVRDLFKKAKDSAPCLIFIDEIDAVGRQRGTGIGGGNDEREQTLNQLLTEMDGFEGNTGIIIIAATNRPDVLDSALLRPGRFDRQVMVDAPDLKGRAEILSVHARNKKIDPSISLDAIARRTPGFTGADLANLLNEAAILTARRRKEAITILEIDHAIDRVVAGMEGTALVDSKNKRLIAYHEVGHALIGTLLKGHDPVQKVTLIPRGQALGLTWFTPSEEQGLISRSQIRAKITSTLGGRAAEEIVFGKPEVTTGASNDLQHVTNMARQMVTRFGMSDLGLLSLENQSSEVFLGRDWMNKSDYSEKIAAKIDSQVREIINNCYLEAKELLQNNRAALEYLVDLLADQETIEGERFREIVTEYTQVTDETLAVSH; encoded by the coding sequence ATGCAAAATTTTGGGAAAAAATCATTGATCAAACAGCGAACAGCCGCCCTAGCAGCCAGTTTACTCATGTTGCCGGGTATTTTCATGGGTAGTCCCGCCTTGGCGCAAAAACCAGAGGATGACTCCCTGAGTTATGGTCAGTTACTCAATAAATCTAAGGAAGGACTAGTACAAAAAGTAGAGCTGGACGAAACTCAACAGATAGCCAAGGTTTATCTCAAGGGACAAGACCCAGATACACCACCAGTAGAAGTCAGGCTTTTAGCACAAAATACTGAGTTAATTAACACGCTCAAAGAACAAAACGTTGATTTTGGCAAGGTTTCCTCTGCTAACGGCACTATTGCTGTGGGGCTGTTAATCAATCTCATGTGGATTTTGCCCCTGGTAGCTTTAATGTTATTGTTCCTGAGACGCTCTACCAATGCTTCTAACCAAGCCATGAACTTTGGTAAATCTCGCGCTCGTTTCCAAATGGAGGCCAAAACTGGTGTGAAGTTTGACGATGTAGCTGGGGTGGAAGAAGCGAAAGAGGAATTAGGAGAGGTCGTTACCTTCCTGAAGCAGCCAGAAAGATTCACGGCTGTAGGCGCACGCATTCCCAAAGGAGTCTTATTAATTGGACCGCCTGGAACTGGTAAAACTTTACTCGCAAAAGCGATCGCAGGGGAAGCCGGTGTACCTTTCTTTAGCATTTCTGGCTCAGAATTTGTGGAAATGTTTGTGGGTGTGGGTGCATCCCGTGTGCGTGATTTGTTTAAAAAAGCCAAAGACAGTGCGCCATGCTTAATATTTATCGATGAAATTGACGCTGTAGGACGACAACGTGGAACTGGTATCGGTGGCGGTAACGACGAGAGAGAACAAACTCTCAACCAATTGCTCACCGAAATGGATGGTTTTGAAGGTAATACAGGGATTATTATTATTGCTGCTACTAACCGTCCAGATGTCTTAGATTCGGCATTGCTTAGACCAGGACGCTTTGACAGACAAGTGATGGTGGATGCACCAGACCTCAAAGGACGAGCGGAAATATTGTCAGTTCACGCACGCAATAAGAAAATTGACCCTAGTATATCTTTAGATGCGATCGCTCGCCGGACTCCTGGTTTTACTGGCGCAGATTTAGCCAACTTACTCAATGAAGCGGCAATTCTCACAGCCAGAAGACGCAAAGAAGCAATCACCATCCTCGAAATCGACCATGCCATAGATAGAGTCGTAGCGGGGATGGAAGGCACAGCTTTGGTAGATAGCAAGAACAAGCGCTTGATTGCCTACCATGAGGTCGGACACGCCTTAATCGGGACATTACTCAAAGGCCATGACCCCGTGCAGAAAGTCACACTCATTCCACGAGGTCAAGCACTAGGATTAACTTGGTTTACTCCCAGCGAAGAACAGGGGTTAATTTCTCGTTCTCAAATCAGAGCCAAAATTACTTCTACTTTGGGTGGTCGCGCCGCTGAGGAAATTGTTTTTGGTAAGCCGGAAGTCACAACAGGTGCTAGTAATGATTTGCAACACGTTACGAACATGGCACGGCAAATGGTGACCAGGTTTGGGATGTCTGACTTAGGACTATTGTCCTTGGAAAACCAAAGTAGCGAAGTATTTTTGGGTCGCGACTGGATGAATAAATCAGACTATTCTGAAAAAATTGCCGCCAAAATTGATTCGCAAGTCCGCGAAATTATCAACAATTGCTACCTAGAAGCAAAGGAATTGTTGCAAAACAACCGCGCTGCTTTGGAATATTTAGTCGATTTGCTAGCAGACCAGGAAACCATTGAGGGGGAAAGATTCCGTGAAATCGTCACGGAGTATACCCAGGTAACTGACGAAACCCTAGCTGTATCTCATTAA
- a CDS encoding ISAs1 family transposase: MSQGFETKFADAPKNCSGQRKSTQVADIGSIQQSLVGHFADIKDPRVERTKKHQLTDILVIAILAVIAGAQGWEDIENYGISKQKWLEEFLALPNGIPSDDTFRRVFEFIDPEALNRCFLSWVETLVTKTGGEIIPIDGKSIRGSYDRNQGKSALHVISAWSSEQHLVLAQMKVEDKSNEITAIPALLELLDITGSIITIDAMGTQTEIAKKIIDSKADYVLALKANHPTLYHQVEQWFETAVAEDFQGIDVSYDQRIEKGHHRTEIRQVWSARVSALGELYQPKVWAGLQSVVMVVRERRLWNKTTREVQFYLTSLHSDAQLLGRAIRKHWGIENQVHWTLDCTFAEDSCRIRSFHSPRNFALLRRIALNALNREQTYKRSLRQKMKRTGMDNDYMIRVLSSCFIDSTLDSSQPLCQA, translated from the coding sequence ATGTCACAAGGCTTTGAAACTAAATTTGCTGATGCTCCCAAAAATTGTAGTGGTCAGAGAAAGTCAACACAAGTGGCAGATATTGGCAGTATTCAACAGAGTTTAGTGGGGCATTTTGCGGATATCAAAGACCCCAGAGTAGAGCGAACCAAAAAACACCAACTCACAGACATCTTAGTAATTGCGATTCTGGCAGTCATCGCCGGAGCGCAGGGATGGGAAGATATTGAGAATTACGGCATCAGTAAGCAAAAGTGGTTAGAAGAGTTCTTGGCACTACCAAACGGAATACCATCAGATGACACTTTCCGTCGGGTGTTTGAGTTCATCGACCCAGAGGCATTAAATCGATGTTTTCTCAGTTGGGTAGAAACCCTGGTTACGAAAACAGGAGGAGAGATTATTCCCATCGATGGGAAAAGCATTAGAGGTTCTTATGACCGAAATCAAGGTAAATCAGCACTTCATGTGATTAGTGCCTGGTCTAGTGAACAACACCTGGTTTTAGCACAGATGAAAGTAGAGGATAAATCCAATGAAATTACTGCGATTCCCGCATTATTGGAATTGTTAGATATCACAGGTTCGATTATTACTATTGATGCAATGGGAACACAAACCGAAATTGCCAAAAAAATTATCGACTCCAAAGCCGATTATGTCCTGGCACTTAAAGCGAATCATCCCACTCTCTACCATCAGGTCGAACAATGGTTTGAAACAGCAGTAGCAGAGGATTTTCAAGGCATTGATGTTAGTTATGACCAACGCATTGAAAAAGGACATCATCGCACGGAAATCCGTCAAGTTTGGTCGGCGAGAGTTTCTGCTCTTGGTGAACTTTACCAACCCAAAGTCTGGGCTGGACTCCAAAGCGTTGTCATGGTTGTTCGGGAGCGTCGTCTTTGGAACAAAACTACTCGTGAGGTTCAATTTTATCTCACTTCTTTACACAGTGATGCTCAACTTTTAGGTCGAGCCATCCGCAAACATTGGGGGATTGAAAACCAAGTTCACTGGACTCTCGATTGTACTTTTGCTGAGGACTCTTGTCGCATTCGCTCTTTCCACAGCCCCCGAAATTTTGCGCTTTTACGACGCATTGCTCTCAATGCCCTCAATCGTGAACAAACTTACAAACGGAGTCTCCGACAAAAAATGAAACGGACTGGTATGGATAACGATTACATGATTCGAGTTCTCAGTTCCTGTTTCATTGACTCTACATTAGATTCTTCTCAGCCCTTATGTCAAGCCTAA
- a CDS encoding cysteine desulfurase family protein, which produces MRQETIIYLDYHATTPVDLRVAEKVIYYMINAFGNANSVDHIYGDEAAQVVKQAREQIAELINASPKEIIFTSGATESINLAIQGYVSQQHHPCKIIVSPVEHKAVLDTCAALAKKKLVEIVWLKVNQQAQIDLDYLEKVCAEGASLLCVMAANNEVGTIYPTAKIGAIASSYNIPFLCDASQAVGKIPLNFQDWGITYLAISGHKLYAPKGVGALVVKKGHHLQPIVYGGGHQQGLRSGTLNVPGIAGLGEACHWRRLEMSADEQAIALMRNQLQNLLRSQIPDLVVNGDLNNRLSGNLHIVIPNIPNSAIIARVRHQLAISTGAACSSGVFAPSHVLQAMNLSQNLIEGALRIGIGKFTTKAEIEKTSSLIINAVNQIQQLL; this is translated from the coding sequence CTGAGACAAGAAACGATAATTTACCTTGATTATCATGCAACTACTCCCGTTGATTTGAGAGTAGCAGAAAAAGTCATATATTATATGATTAATGCTTTTGGTAATGCTAATAGTGTAGATCATATATATGGAGATGAAGCAGCACAAGTTGTTAAACAAGCCCGTGAACAAATAGCGGAATTAATCAATGCTTCCCCCAAAGAAATTATTTTTACCTCCGGTGCAACTGAAAGCATTAATTTAGCAATTCAAGGTTATGTTTCTCAACAGCATCACCCATGCAAAATCATTGTTTCCCCAGTTGAACACAAGGCGGTTTTAGATACCTGTGCTGCATTAGCTAAAAAAAAGTTAGTGGAAATTGTTTGGTTAAAGGTTAATCAACAAGCTCAAATTGATTTAGACTATCTGGAAAAAGTCTGCGCTGAGGGTGCTTCTCTGCTGTGTGTGATGGCTGCTAATAATGAAGTGGGTACAATTTATCCTACTGCAAAAATTGGGGCGATCGCTTCCTCATACAATATTCCTTTTCTCTGTGATGCTTCCCAAGCAGTCGGTAAAATTCCCCTCAACTTTCAAGACTGGGGTATTACCTATCTAGCTATTTCTGGACATAAACTTTATGCGCCCAAAGGAGTTGGTGCATTAGTCGTCAAAAAAGGTCATCACCTGCAACCTATTGTATATGGTGGTGGACATCAACAGGGACTCAGATCAGGTACACTCAATGTCCCCGGAATCGCTGGTTTAGGTGAAGCTTGTCACTGGAGACGGTTGGAGATGTCAGCAGATGAACAGGCGATCGCACTTATGCGAAACCAACTCCAAAACTTGCTACGATCTCAAATACCTGACTTAGTGGTTAACGGAGACTTAAACAACCGTTTATCAGGTAACTTACATATTGTTATCCCGAATATTCCTAATAGTGCGATTATTGCGAGAGTTCGCCATCAATTAGCCATTTCTACAGGTGCGGCTTGTTCATCGGGTGTTTTTGCACCATCTCACGTTTTACAAGCGATGAATCTTTCTCAAAATCTGATTGAGGGAGCGTTAAGAATTGGTATTGGTAAATTTACCACCAAAGCAGAAATAGAAAAAACATCCTCTCTGATAATCAATGCAGTCAATCAAATTCAGCAACTTCTCTAA
- a CDS encoding ferrochelatase: protein MVATPEKQQHTHEQLSGKDRVAVLLMGYGEVESYEDFANYNEQALNLLTAKFAPVPTWIYPPLAKLLALFDRHEWGHTHHDFISPHNAIFEQQRAGIEKNLQAKWGDRIQVFKAFNFCAPHLPDQVLAEIKNQGFEKILIYPLLVVDSIFTSGIAVEQVNNALANIPDGEEHWVKAQRYIPSFYNEPAYIDLMANLVEEKISAEVGAAYLPSQIGIVLMNHGCPHKAKGFTSGITESQALYDLVRDKLINRYPLISVGWLNHDTPLIEWTLPNAEQAASNLIQLGAKAIIFMPIGFATENHETLLDVHHIIHALEKKHPGVSYVQMACVNDNPEFLEMAAEWANAHIAELMNQEAMAVNPQLAGNHHHHHHH, encoded by the coding sequence GTGGTTGCCACCCCAGAAAAACAGCAACACACCCACGAGCAGTTATCAGGTAAAGACAGAGTAGCCGTCTTACTCATGGGCTATGGTGAAGTCGAAAGCTATGAAGATTTTGCTAACTATAACGAACAGGCTTTAAATCTACTGACTGCAAAATTCGCACCAGTACCAACCTGGATTTATCCTCCTTTAGCAAAGCTATTGGCCTTATTTGACCGTCATGAATGGGGACATACGCACCATGATTTTATTTCCCCACACAATGCCATCTTTGAACAGCAACGTGCTGGTATAGAAAAGAACTTGCAAGCCAAATGGGGCGATCGCATCCAAGTTTTCAAAGCCTTTAACTTCTGTGCGCCTCACCTACCGGATCAGGTTTTAGCAGAAATTAAAAACCAAGGCTTCGAGAAAATCCTCATTTACCCCTTATTAGTAGTTGATTCCATTTTTACCAGTGGAATTGCCGTTGAGCAAGTTAATAATGCTTTAGCGAATATTCCTGATGGAGAAGAACATTGGGTCAAAGCACAGCGTTACATCCCCTCCTTCTATAACGAACCAGCCTACATTGATTTGATGGCTAATCTCGTTGAGGAGAAGATTAGCGCCGAAGTAGGTGCAGCATACCTACCTTCTCAAATCGGCATTGTCTTAATGAATCATGGCTGTCCCCACAAAGCCAAAGGATTCACCTCTGGAATCACCGAAAGTCAGGCACTATATGATTTAGTCCGGGATAAGTTAATTAACCGCTATCCTTTAATTTCGGTGGGTTGGCTGAACCATGACACACCTTTAATTGAATGGACATTGCCAAATGCCGAACAAGCTGCTAGTAACTTGATTCAATTGGGTGCAAAAGCCATCATCTTTATGCCCATTGGCTTTGCGACAGAAAACCACGAAACTCTCTTAGATGTACACCACATCATTCATGCTTTAGAGAAAAAGCATCCCGGCGTGAGTTATGTCCAAATGGCCTGTGTCAACGACAATCCAGAATTTTTGGAAATGGCTGCTGAATGGGCAAATGCTCATATTGCGGAGTTAATGAATCAAGAAGCTATGGCGGTTAATCCCCAGTTGGCGGGAAATCACCATCACCATCATCATCATTAG
- a CDS encoding NADPH-dependent FMN reductase: MVKIVGLGGSLRPDSYTQIALKVAAQRVEALGAEVEILDLRQLNLPFCHGGKEYPEYPDVQRLRDTVSGADGLILATPEYHGGVSGVLKNTLDLMSFDELSDKVTGVLSVLGGQANSNALNELRLIVRWVHGWVIPEQIAIGQAWGAFSPEGKLLDEKLSERFDKFAQSLVDNTRKLRRVN, encoded by the coding sequence ATGGTAAAAATTGTTGGACTTGGTGGTAGTTTAAGACCTGATTCCTACACCCAAATAGCTTTAAAAGTAGCAGCACAGAGGGTAGAAGCCCTGGGTGCAGAAGTAGAAATTTTAGATTTGCGGCAGTTGAATTTACCATTTTGTCATGGTGGAAAAGAATATCCAGAATACCCAGACGTTCAACGGTTGCGTGATACCGTGAGTGGTGCTGATGGATTAATCTTAGCGACACCAGAATATCATGGCGGTGTTAGTGGTGTTTTGAAGAATACTTTAGATTTGATGAGTTTTGATGAACTCTCTGATAAAGTCACAGGAGTGCTGAGTGTATTAGGTGGTCAAGCTAATAGCAATGCACTAAATGAGCTACGGCTAATTGTCAGATGGGTACATGGCTGGGTTATACCAGAGCAAATTGCTATTGGACAAGCCTGGGGCGCTTTTAGTCCTGAAGGAAAGCTGTTAGATGAAAAGCTGTCGGAAAGGTTTGATAAATTTGCTCAGAGTTTAGTAGACAATACTCGGAAATTGCGCCGAGTTAATTAG
- a CDS encoding RNA-binding protein has translation MSIYVGNLSYEVTQDTLSAVFAEYGTVRRVQLPTDRETGQLRGFGFVEMGTEAEEAAAIEALDGAEWMGRDLKVNKAKPREDRGSSGGNRGGYGGGGSRNRY, from the coding sequence ATGTCAATTTATGTAGGCAATCTCTCTTACGAAGTTACCCAAGACACCTTGAGCGCTGTTTTCGCAGAATACGGCACTGTAAGGCGCGTTCAACTACCTACTGACCGCGAAACAGGACAATTACGCGGTTTCGGTTTTGTGGAAATGGGAACTGAAGCTGAAGAAGCAGCTGCGATTGAAGCCCTTGATGGCGCTGAATGGATGGGTCGTGACCTCAAAGTTAACAAAGCCAAGCCCAGGGAAGACAGAGGTTCCTCTGGTGGTAACCGGGGAGGATACGGTGGCGGCGGCTCCCGCAACCGTTACTAA